In Moorella sp. Hama-1, a single genomic region encodes these proteins:
- a CDS encoding DtxR family transcriptional regulator, whose product MTGALAISPAMQDYLEVILKLTENEGPVRVTDIAASLGIAKASVSQAMSTLASLKLIKQERYGPIELTLAGRREAARIQRRHQLLYRFLVEILGVDAGTAEKDACLIEHVVSPLTLARLAEYLEKETGNGCEELCDELYVMNYKETKQGKEAVAMETRESSNIRTLSELTKGARGRVIKITATGEIRRRLLDMGVVPGTEVAVTGVAPLGDPIELKIKGYNLSLRKKEAAAIFVEQLK is encoded by the coding sequence TTGACCGGCGCATTGGCTATTTCTCCCGCCATGCAGGATTACCTGGAAGTTATTTTGAAACTTACCGAAAATGAGGGCCCTGTGCGGGTCACTGATATTGCCGCCAGTCTGGGGATCGCCAAGGCCAGTGTCAGTCAGGCCATGAGCACCCTGGCCAGCCTTAAGCTGATCAAGCAAGAAAGGTATGGCCCCATCGAGCTGACGCTGGCAGGCAGGCGGGAGGCGGCCAGAATTCAGCGCCGCCATCAGCTATTGTACCGTTTCCTGGTAGAAATCCTGGGCGTCGATGCCGGGACGGCCGAAAAGGATGCCTGCTTGATTGAACATGTAGTAAGCCCGTTAACTTTAGCCAGGCTGGCAGAATACCTCGAAAAAGAAACCGGCAACGGGTGTGAAGAGCTATGTGATGAATTATATGTGATGAATTATAAGGAAACAAAACAGGGAAAGGAGGCTGTTGCCATGGAGACTAGGGAAAGCAGCAACATCCGTACTTTAAGCGAGCTGACGAAGGGTGCCCGCGGCAGGGTAATTAAAATTACCGCTACCGGCGAAATCCGCCGCCGGTTGCTGGACATGGGAGTAGTTCCCGGCACGGAAGTAGCTGTTACTGGAGTAGCTCCGTTAGGCGATCCCATTGAATTAAAAATTAAGGGTTACAACTTGAGCTTGCGTAAAAAAGAAGCAGCCGCTATTTTTGTAGAGCAACTTAAATAG
- a CDS encoding ABC transporter ATP-binding protein, whose protein sequence is MIAIQGLSKHYGNIVAVAGLNLQIKSGEIFGLLGPNGAGKTTTVRMLTMLTRPSSGRALINGCDVTRDLSKVKQAIGVVPQQMNLDQELTARENLELHGRLHKMPAKERQARIKELLTYVELEERADDLVSKFSGGMKRRLMIARALMHRPRVLFLDEPTVGLDPQTRRKIWDLIRRMNTEGMTVLLTTHYIEEAELLCHRVGIMDRGQLIALGTPGELKYKVGEVAVESFASTETGYKLFSFREEAVDYARKVTGNVLIRATNLEDVFIELTGRKVND, encoded by the coding sequence GTGATTGCAATTCAAGGGCTTAGCAAACATTACGGCAATATTGTCGCCGTAGCCGGGCTGAACCTGCAGATCAAAAGCGGAGAAATCTTCGGTTTGCTCGGCCCCAATGGTGCCGGCAAAACCACCACCGTGCGGATGCTGACCATGCTGACCAGGCCTAGCAGCGGCAGGGCCCTGATCAACGGCTGCGACGTAACGCGGGATTTAAGCAAGGTGAAACAAGCAATCGGCGTAGTGCCCCAGCAGATGAACCTGGACCAGGAGCTTACCGCTCGGGAAAACCTGGAACTGCACGGCCGCCTGCACAAGATGCCCGCTAAAGAGCGGCAAGCAAGGATTAAGGAACTGTTAACTTATGTGGAACTGGAGGAGCGGGCCGATGACCTGGTGAGTAAATTTTCCGGCGGGATGAAGCGCCGGCTGATGATCGCCCGGGCGCTGATGCACCGGCCGCGCGTTCTTTTCCTGGACGAGCCGACGGTGGGTCTGGACCCCCAGACCCGCCGGAAAATCTGGGATTTAATCCGGCGGATGAATACTGAGGGGATGACCGTACTCTTGACCACCCATTACATTGAAGAAGCCGAGCTGCTCTGCCACCGGGTGGGCATTATGGACCGGGGGCAACTCATTGCCCTGGGTACGCCCGGCGAGCTGAAATATAAGGTGGGGGAAGTTGCAGTTGAATCATTTGCGAGCACGGAAACAGGCTATAAACTCTTTTCCTTCCGGGAAGAGGCTGTGGATTATGCTCGCAAAGTAACAGGAAATGTTTTAATTCGCGCTACTAACCTGGAAGACGTTTTTATTGAATTAACCGGGCGGAAGGTGAATGATTGA
- a CDS encoding ABC transporter permease has product MIEMDFYTVFWREMIVLKRTFYKFFASRLVSPLLYLVAFGWGLGRGMRMDGGNYLEFVVPGIIALSAMNTSFNAVGISLNISRLYYKTLEEYLIAPLSAGSFVFGQVLAGTVRGLIAALIILGLAFLFGAKLALNAWFFVIIILTCFLFAALGVVAAMTINSHEDMANFSTFVILPMSFLSGTFFLPDRLPLGVAYLIKALPLTHTSYALRALAQGQGLLPVSLAVLGVYAALLFIAAVVVVQKVR; this is encoded by the coding sequence ATGATTGAGATGGATTTTTATACGGTCTTCTGGCGGGAAATGATTGTCTTGAAGCGTACCTTCTACAAATTTTTTGCCTCGCGCTTGGTGAGCCCCTTGCTGTACCTGGTGGCTTTCGGCTGGGGCCTGGGACGGGGCATGCGCATGGACGGCGGCAATTACCTGGAATTTGTCGTGCCCGGCATTATCGCCCTCTCGGCCATGAACACCAGCTTTAACGCCGTGGGTATTTCCCTGAACATCAGCCGTTTATACTATAAAACCTTAGAAGAATACCTGATCGCTCCTTTAAGCGCCGGCTCCTTTGTTTTCGGACAAGTCCTGGCAGGTACGGTGCGCGGCCTGATTGCTGCTTTAATTATCCTGGGCCTGGCCTTTTTATTCGGGGCAAAATTGGCCCTGAACGCCTGGTTTTTCGTGATTATAATTTTGACCTGTTTCCTTTTTGCCGCCCTGGGAGTGGTGGCGGCCATGACCATCAACTCCCATGAGGATATGGCCAACTTTTCTACTTTTGTTATTTTGCCTATGTCTTTTTTAAGCGGCACCTTTTTCCTGCCGGACCGCTTGCCCCTGGGCGTGGCTTACCTTATTAAAGCCCTGCCCCTGACCCATACCAGTTACGCCCTGCGAGCCCTGGCCCAGGGTCAGGGCCTCCTGCCCGTCTCCCTGGCCGTGCTGGGGGTCTATGCCGCCCTATTGTTTATTGCTGCTGTGGTAGTCGTACAAAAGGTACGGTAA
- a CDS encoding serine dehydratase subunit alpha family protein produces MLDQRSLINLLHQEADIAVGCTEPVMVALAAAKAREILGILPQMVDISVSSAVWKNARRVGLPGTAEKGLAMAAAMGLLAPVEAGQRLLAYLTPDQVQQAKKFILEGTIKVRVIGDKEGLYTRALATSKQHEVIVELKGNHKNFAALWLDGQLIGRQGEHLDLQLEALLAQDSQTLLKQVLSLPTEEINFLYQGANEILAFAREVEQGMREPLSSLVSFFRRPGTEVGGLAEQARTFTGIAVAERMAGATYPVLTCAGSGNQGILAAVPLLLMSQNLGADPKKITRALAVAHFTNMYLRAYTGKLSPLCGAVTGGAGVAAAICWLLGGSHEQIINAMQIILGNLCCIICDGAKESCALKISTAAVEAVRAGFMASQGAILESGTGIVGKKLEDTMELVRKVYQGGLGEIDYYLGKVDYLLSAC; encoded by the coding sequence TTGCTTGATCAGCGAAGCCTGATAAATCTACTCCATCAAGAAGCCGATATAGCAGTCGGTTGTACCGAACCGGTAATGGTGGCCCTGGCTGCTGCTAAGGCCAGGGAGATATTGGGTATTTTACCACAAATGGTTGATATTTCCGTCAGTTCGGCGGTTTGGAAGAATGCCCGTCGGGTTGGTTTGCCGGGAACCGCAGAAAAGGGCTTGGCCATGGCGGCGGCTATGGGCCTGCTGGCGCCGGTAGAGGCAGGCCAGCGCCTGCTGGCCTATTTAACGCCCGACCAGGTGCAACAGGCCAAGAAGTTTATCCTGGAAGGAACTATTAAGGTCAGGGTTATTGGCGACAAGGAGGGCTTATATACCCGGGCTCTAGCCACATCAAAACAGCATGAGGTTATTGTCGAGTTAAAAGGCAATCATAAAAACTTTGCGGCTTTATGGCTGGATGGCCAATTAATCGGTAGACAGGGAGAGCATCTTGATCTACAATTGGAAGCTTTGCTGGCGCAAGATTCCCAAACTTTGCTAAAGCAGGTTTTATCGCTTCCAACGGAGGAGATAAATTTCCTTTACCAGGGAGCTAACGAGATTTTGGCCTTCGCCCGGGAAGTCGAGCAAGGTATGAGGGAGCCCCTATCTTCCCTGGTTTCCTTTTTCCGGCGTCCAGGTACCGAGGTAGGAGGTTTAGCAGAACAAGCCCGCACCTTTACCGGAATTGCGGTGGCAGAGCGGATGGCGGGTGCTACATACCCCGTCTTAACCTGCGCCGGTAGCGGCAATCAGGGTATTCTGGCGGCAGTACCGCTGCTGTTGATGAGCCAAAATCTGGGAGCAGATCCGAAAAAGATAACCCGGGCCCTGGCAGTAGCTCATTTTACCAACATGTACCTGAGGGCTTATACCGGCAAGCTATCACCGTTATGCGGGGCAGTAACCGGAGGTGCCGGTGTAGCGGCGGCCATCTGCTGGCTTTTAGGCGGCAGCCATGAGCAAATTATTAACGCAATGCAAATAATCTTGGGCAACCTTTGCTGTATTATTTGTGACGGCGCCAAAGAGAGTTGCGCTTTGAAAATAAGTACTGCAGCAGTTGAAGCTGTCCGGGCCGGCTTTATGGCCAGTCAGGGAGCGATCTTGGAGTCAGGTACTGGTATTGTGGGCAAAAAGTTGGAGGATACTATGGAGCTGGTTAGAAAAGTATACCAGGGCGGGCTGGGCGAGATAGATTACTACCTGGGTAAGGTCGATTATCTGCTGTCAGCCTGTTGA
- a CDS encoding ATP-binding protein, producing MQPGTIVYPFAALVGQEEMKKGLLLNAVNPKLSGLLIRGEKGTAKSTAVRALAALLPEIEVVADCPFSCDPADITTMCSSCRRRLEAGEELPRSRRRMRVVDLPVSATEDRVVGTLDIERAIKKGEKHFEPGVLAQANRGILYVDEVNLLDDHVVDVLLDSAAMGVNTVEREGVSFTHPANFILVGTMNPEEGELRPQLLDRFGLCVNITGILDPGERVEIIKRRVAFEEDPEGFIARWEGAQEKLRRQIVTAVNFLPQVKITDEILYLIAKIAIEMGVDGHRADLVMMKAARTMAALDRRTEVIPDDVYAIVNLVLLHRMRRQPFQEMHIDDEKLREVLAK from the coding sequence GTGCAACCAGGAACAATAGTTTACCCTTTTGCTGCCCTGGTAGGGCAGGAAGAAATGAAAAAAGGCTTGCTTTTAAACGCCGTCAACCCTAAACTTTCGGGGCTTCTCATTCGCGGGGAAAAAGGAACGGCCAAGTCAACCGCCGTGCGGGCCCTGGCGGCTTTGCTGCCGGAGATAGAGGTGGTGGCTGATTGTCCATTTAGCTGTGATCCTGCGGATATTACCACCATGTGTTCAAGTTGTCGCCGGCGGCTAGAGGCCGGGGAAGAACTGCCGCGGAGCCGGCGGCGAATGCGGGTGGTTGACTTGCCAGTTTCAGCCACCGAAGACCGGGTGGTGGGTACGCTGGACATTGAACGGGCCATAAAAAAAGGTGAAAAGCATTTTGAACCCGGTGTCCTGGCTCAGGCCAACCGGGGCATTCTTTATGTAGACGAAGTAAACCTTCTCGATGACCATGTGGTGGATGTGCTTCTGGATTCCGCAGCCATGGGTGTCAATACTGTCGAGCGGGAAGGCGTATCCTTCACCCACCCGGCCAATTTCATCCTGGTCGGCACCATGAACCCGGAGGAAGGAGAATTAAGGCCGCAGCTTTTAGACCGCTTTGGCCTTTGCGTCAATATCACCGGCATCCTGGATCCCGGGGAAAGGGTAGAAATCATTAAACGCCGCGTCGCCTTTGAAGAAGATCCGGAAGGGTTTATTGCCCGGTGGGAAGGGGCGCAGGAAAAGCTGCGCCGGCAAATTGTCACGGCTGTAAACTTTTTGCCGCAAGTAAAAATAACAGACGAGATTCTTTACCTCATTGCGAAAATCGCCATTGAAATGGGTGTCGACGGGCACCGGGCCGACCTGGTGATGATGAAGGCGGCCAGAACCATGGCCGCCCTGGATAGGCGCACCGAGGTAATACCCGACGATGTCTACGCCATAGTAAACTTAGTTCTGCTCCACCGCATGCGCCGCCAGCCGTTCCAGGAGATGCATATCGACGACGAGAAACTCCGGGAGGTATTGGCAAAGTGA